In one window of Mytilus galloprovincialis chromosome 6, xbMytGall1.hap1.1, whole genome shotgun sequence DNA:
- the LOC143078493 gene encoding uncharacterized protein LOC143078493 codes for MTLPQGYHNPLETPHGEFLPRLTLILKSVKRIQGSQTRTRLPITFPILQEICLRMRKGVFCKYIACLIETTCIVAFFAFLRCGEFTVMNVDKFDPLTSLCISDIILKTDYAILRLKESKTDPFRKGIDIKLFKIDNSICPFLALIRFLSIRHSEFGIGFPSDPLFITVNREALTRQFFLVKLKNILELCGYDPNLYNGNSFRSGAATSAGKARVEDHMIKVLGRWKSDSYCRYIKISPTSIKYAQQSLTES; via the exons ATGACACTCCCACAAG GATATCATAATCCTCTAGAAACGCCTCATGGCGAATTTTTACCAAGACTCACTCTCATTTTAAAATCTGTTAAACGCATACAAGGCTCACAAACTAGAACAAGGTTGCCGATTACTTTTCCAATTTTACAGGAAATCTGCCTTAGAATGAGAAAAGGCGTGTTTTGTAAATATATTGCTTGTTTGATAGAAACAACTTGCATAGTTGCGTTTTTCGCCTTTTTGAGATGTGGAGAATTTACCGTCATGAATGTCGATAAGTTTGACCCTCTAACTAGCTTATGCatatctgatattattttaaagaCTGATTATGCTATTCTGAGACTTAAAGAATCTAAAACTGATCCATTCCGAAAGGGAATAgatattaaactttttaaaatagataactCTATTTGTCCTTTTTTGGCTTTAATAAGATTTTTAAGTATAAGGCATTCTGAATTTGGAATTGGATTTCCATCTGATCCGCTTTTTATAACAGTTAATAGGGAAGCTTTAACAAGACAATTTTTTCTAGtgaaattgaagaatattttagAACTTTGCGGTTATGACCCAAACTTGTATAATGGTAATTCTTTCAGATCTGGTGCCGCAACTAGTGCGGGGAAAGCACGCGTAGAAGATCATATGATCAAAGTACTTGGTCGATGGAAATCAGATAGTTATTGTAGATATATCAAGATTTCCCCAACTTCTATCAAATATGCTCAACAAAGTTTAACTGAGtcgtaa